The Branchiostoma lanceolatum isolate klBraLanc5 chromosome 17, klBraLanc5.hap2, whole genome shotgun sequence genome contains the following window.
GTCATACGTGAGAGTCAAAACAAAAGTTATTGGAAAGTCGTGTATAAGAGGACAAACTTTGTACTATTTTAAGGTCAAATTGACAAACATGTCTAAGCGCAAAGCTCACATTTTGACAATAACTAGCTATTACAAGCATTGAgagacacagcaaatatagtAGCAAGTATCAATATCACTTCTACTGCCAATTCATTCATTGGCATTGTATCTAAGGTATAGAAAGAAGCAGGCGCAAAACTACGACGTATGTACTTCAAAGAAACGATTTTTTAAGGTACGATCACTTGTCAACATTCAACAAGATGATGGAAAGTTTTCGACTGAAATTTTGTTCAGACCTTCTTTTCCATTAAACCCCGAAAAGACACGTTTACATTAAGAATCTGACTTGAACAGAACCATAGAGATTAACTAGGTAAACGGGACTTTGACCTAGCCTACGTGAAAAACAAGCAATAAAGATAGAAAAAGATTTACACCTAACTATTTTGGCTGAACAAAATACTGGGACAAAAGATTTGATCTTGTAATAAACATTCCATTATCAACCACGTTGTAATTCACGCGGTGGTTAATTAGAGGTATCATTAATTGCTTTGTGTTCCAAGAATCATAAAGGATCATAAAAAACACGAGAAAAACTTTGATGTTGAAATtgatttgtaattatgttgacTTCACACTTTGTCTTCGCTAGGAAATTTTGACCGAGGCGTCCCGAGACTTGTACGTCGCCACCAACAACCGTGCGGTCTTCAAGGAGGTCAAGATCCTCATCCCGAGGACATGGACGAAGAAACCCGAGTACAACCCGGCCGGCACCGAGACCTTCGAACGGGCTAACGTCAGGTAAATGTTTAAAACTGCTGTCCTCATCATCTTGTATTCTGtactttcaaagaaaaataCCTTAAAGAATTTATCCAATATCCGTACCTATAACCTATTCAACCATACAGCAAGGATATCAATTGTTTGCCTAACTGTAATGTCGTAAGACATTGTGTGTGGAAGTCGCTGGGACCGAGACCTTCGAACGAGCCAGATTAAGGTCTTAACTGTTGTCCTCATCATCTTGTACGTTGCACATCTAAAGAAAAATATACTAAATTCCTTTATCCAAGATTCCTACGTATCTATTCTAACCGTAATGTCGTATGGTTGTTGGTGCCATTCCCTTCCTCTTGAGAAGCGGTTGTTTGCACTCTCTAACTGCCAAATTGTTTTTACAATGTTTAAATGAATGCCTGTTTATAGCTAACTGTGTTCTTTCAGAGTGGACGTGCTAAACCCTTTGTACGGGGACAATCCGTATGTGCAGCAGAAGGgaggatgtggggaggggggcgactaCATGCACCTCACACCAAAGTACGTGGTGGACAAGCAGTATGGAGAAGCGTACTGGGGTCCTAATGGTACGTAAATATTCCATATCAGAAGAactataaatagataaacagacTAACTTTGCTGGAAATTGCACGTATGACGCAATAGTCACAAATTTGTAAACTGGCATATAACGAAATGGAAATGTTTAGCAAGCCTATATAAGTATATTGAATGTGATAGTACAATGTTGataatttacattgtacataaactCTAATCGTAGGAGGTAGGTATCTATACTGCatctatacagccggtataaccgcccttcggtatACACATCAGATTCGCAGGCACGCGAAGTGGCAGCAGCTTTTTAGATTACTGAATGGCAACACATTTTATGAATAATAACACATTGTATTTGAGATGGAACACTAAATGAAATtggtatatacatatatatatattcctaAGGCAAAACGTTCGTCCACGAGTGGGGCCATCTCCGTTGGGGTCTGTTCAACGAGTACGGCGGCGACGGTGCCACGGGAGAGTCTTTCCCGCACTTCTATCGCTCGTCGGCAGGGGGCGTCGAACCCGTCCGATGTTCCGACAAAGTTGCCGGGTACAGTCTACACATGGTGACCGGGGCACCTTGTCAGCTCATCCCCGCAACCGGAGTCTACGAGCCCGAGTGCCGTTTCTACCCGGATTTCTCAGGCAACCAAGCGACTGGGTCCtatatgtacatgcatttcCTTAACGAGGTGAGTTGCCCCCAGTTTTGTTGAGTTTTCAACTTTTCTGAAAAGAACACCAAAGTGATAGAAATAGCTAGTCCATGATTTATACACAACTGTACCGTGCAATCAGTTCACCAAGCTTTATCTGTAACACCTTGAAGTTTTAAACATTattcttttgtacattttgtgaacACCAGACTAGATATTGTTCACTGAATGGTTTTCCTGAGGAGTTAGCCCAGTAACAATAATAAGCACTATGTTTAAGAGTTACTTGTATTGAGAATGATCCGTTTTGTTGGCAGGTGACCGAGTTCTGCCACAGTGACCCGGAAGGAGACCCTCTGTCCTTCCACAACCGCGAGGCGCCCAACAAGTTCAACGTCGTGTGCGGAGGCCAGAGCGCCTGGGACGTCATGAACAAGCACCAGGACTTCGCCAACGGAGCCAACCCTCCCAGAGCAGTCGATTCTACAGTGCCCAACTTCGAGTTGCTACAGGAGAGCGACTTCTTCAGGATAGTCCTGGTGCTGGACGTGTCGGGAAGCATGGAGGTGATGACTATAAGCCAGTTCACAATTCacaagtgcgcatgtgcagtgtaagCATTGTGGGTAAATGTCAAACGTGGTGCCTGCAATGAAACATGGACAGGAGACGTAAACGATATAAACATTTCCTTGTATGTCTCGGAAAGATGataagttttgaaaagaaattatttcaaatttgaagGAAGTACGTCTTATCGTATAAAGACTAAATATGCAATAATTGCTTGCAACATCGGCAGATCCCGGATGAAGAGCTGACTTCCGATATAAACGAAGCTCTAACCTTAGCTTGTATACGGGCGTTGTTACTTAATGACAAGGGAATTTTTATCCGAACCTAAGACCAGTCCATACAGACTACCAAAGATAAGATCAGTCCAAACAGATTGGCAATTATGTAATTGTGTATATAATAAATTGTGTATATCTTAAAAGCAGATCTTTCATTTTGTAAGATTTGATTGTGAACAGTTTAAACATATAAATCATGTATAAGATCGAGACGATGATTGTTATTGACTATGCTTCTCAGGGGGAACCGATTCGCAGGCTGAATCAGGTGGCGACCAGGTTCATCCGCAGTACAGTGTTCTTCGGCACCTCGGTGGGCGTGGTCACATTCTCCGACGATGCATCGATAGATCATCCGGTAGTGAGGTACGTTCTAGCTTCTTCTGAAGGCAGGTCATCTTTTGGCGGTTCATTCCTTTTTTGGCTTATTTGGTGTATTCTTCACAAAGGTATTATGCTAATCATTGAAGAGATGTAAAATGTTCCTACTTATTCCAGTGTGACCTCTCAGGCTGTCCGCGATGACTTGATCGCGGCGGTTCCTACCGGTACTGGTGGTTACACGTGCATTGGGTGTGGTCTTCTCAAAGGAATCGAGGTAAGAGTTTTTTATTCGCTTtcggacagacaaggacgacgtggcactgcactcatgtattcataacttattttaacagtgccacatacagagaacaatgttcccatttttacacctgggtggagcgagaaaagtcgtgtaaagtgccttagCTTTCTCAAGGAAGGTTTCAAATGCTAGACAAATATAAGAAGCttcatggttccaactgcgcatgcgcagcgaaatGCATTGTAGGTAATACGCCCCTAAGAGGTAAACAATTGATGTTTCTCGACCGTTGTCACCTTCTTCATGACAATAATGACTGGTCCTATTTCACACTTCAGCTAGATGTTGTTTTTGCAATGGTAAGAATGCGGTTCGAAACGCAAAGATACTTTCAAACAACAATGATATAGAAGTAGAAGCTAATCAATAGTCAGCTACTTCTTAAGAACCTGAGAAAATTATTCACGATTGTTCGTTCATCTTTAAGGCACTCGAGGCTGTAGGTCCGCCACAAGGAGGCGTCATTCTCCTTGTCACGGATGGGGAGGAAAACCGAGACCCACGAATCAGAGACGTGATACCAGCTCTCCTGAGGAAGAGAGTCATCGTCGCTACGATCGCCTACAGCCGAGGTGCCGACGCCTTGCTGCAGAGCTTAGCCCTGCAGACAGGGGGCCTGTCCTTCTTCTCCGGGATCCACGACTCCACGGCCCTGGACAACGCTTTCACCGCCACACTCGAAGCAACAGCTGGGAGCAAGGGAGTGAAGGTGGGTGATGAAGCATTAACCAAGAACACACGTGATGATGTCACTTGTCCATAATGTCATGTGTTCAAAATGATTGGTCGATAGTACGTATACCTGATAGAGGATACAGAAGGTACAGCTGAAAATTCCGTATCGTGTTGGAACGCAGTTTAGCTTTAttttatactatactatactatactatactatactatccTATATTGTCTGCAATTGAAACATTGTTCATCACAATCCCACAGCTCTTAAGTGAAGACAAGATTATTAGTGGTCGGCAGACCTACGCCAGCCACGTGTACGTGGACAACAGTGTGGGGGAGAACACCACGTTTTCCGTCTCCTGGCTCAGCGGACGCCGTCCCAGGGTAGCAGTGGAGTCGCCGCTTGGCCTTGTGATCACCGAAGGAAGCCCGATGTATGACATCACATCGGACACGATAACCATCGATATACCTGGCATAGCAACGGTAAGGgtacatcatcaacaacaacacagtAAACGGTTATGACTTGACGATTGTATCAGATATATTCTTCCTGACTCTACGAGTCGAAATCTGATCGTATAGTGACAATTAAAGCATACGTAAAGTATGTAATCTTTATGCTTTCATTAAGGCAGCGTCAGACGAATATGAATCATTTTCCGCATTTAGTGTTTTCCCCGAAGCTATCGTAAAAGCTGTTAGATTTGGACTTTGTCGTACTTTTGCTGGCATGCTATATACATAGCCAAGCCTTTTGTGTTTATACCATCAAGTCTATTTATGCCAAAGGCCTTTTCTGCAGTTTTAAACAGATATGCATGCTTACCTCTTGCATTTGACTTCCAGCCCGGAAAATGGGTCTACAACATCACCAACAATGGCCCCGATGACCAGAACATCACAGTCTTCGTCACCTCCAACTCCGTCAACGACAACGAACCCATCAAGGTGACCGCACAGGTCAGCGCCGTGTCCCTTAACTACTCCTCCTCTCAGCCCACGGCGCTGAAGATCT
Protein-coding sequences here:
- the LOC136422647 gene encoding calcium-activated chloride channel regulator 1-like; this encodes MTNMAAVRWILLLSVFVWRSQAVFNRPYEIKLQNNEYTDLLVAINKDVPEDHRIVDRLKEILTEASRDLYVATNNRAVFKEVKILIPRTWTKKPEYNPAGTETFERANVRVDVLNPLYGDNPYVQQKGGCGEGGDYMHLTPKYVVDKQYGEAYWGPNGKTFVHEWGHLRWGLFNEYGGDGATGESFPHFYRSSAGGVEPVRCSDKVAGYSLHMVTGAPCQLIPATGVYEPECRFYPDFSGNQATGSYMYMHFLNEVTEFCHSDPEGDPLSFHNREAPNKFNVVCGGQSAWDVMNKHQDFANGANPPRAVDSTVPNFELLQESDFFRIVLVLDVSGSMEGEPIRRLNQVATRFIRSTVFFGTSVGVVTFSDDASIDHPVVSVTSQAVRDDLIAAVPTGTGGYTCIGCGLLKGIEALEAVGPPQGGVILLVTDGEENRDPRIRDVIPALLRKRVIVATIAYSRGADALLQSLALQTGGLSFFSGIHDSTALDNAFTATLEATAGSKGVKLLSEDKIISGRQTYASHVYVDNSVGENTTFSVSWLSGRRPRVAVESPLGLVITEGSPMYDITSDTITIDIPGIATPGKWVYNITNNGPDDQNITVFVTSNSVNDNEPIKVTAQVSAVSLNYSSSQPTALKIFASVRKGYLPVIGAVVKVLVEKPPHSQVEEITLLDNGAGADVTKNDGIYSRYFFGFSADGRYGVSVKVDNAQGDAGFVVINRARSSGAPPLDPDTEYASGGNVQQEPLDQFQRMTTGGVFEVQGVPSGGVSTRDMLPPSRVDDLAVVEVSYADATVTLSWTALGDDFDQGGPAQYVEIRYGRHFDQIADDFHGSASVNHSQVLQGSLTSPPEPGSVQTIVILVPDRGDNVTFVFAVRMCDEADNCGHPSNIVAANLEYIPEPVYVNDTITWAIVGSVLGVAALVAILALLFCKVLKPRAIKPAKSANTASANDNPSFVAT